A portion of the Calliphora vicina chromosome 5, idCalVici1.1, whole genome shotgun sequence genome contains these proteins:
- the LOC135961252 gene encoding uncharacterized protein LOC135961252, with protein MTQTTSDIDLNKTLQLFWKIENVPQISPNYTIEDQQTEDFYKATTTRADRYTVRLPFAQKPAIGDSYNGALKRLLAMERKFKSNSGLKLAYSEFMSEYINLGHMEKVTPEHIFLSSESVYYLPHHAVLKESSLTTKLRVDFDGSAKSSNGKSLNDNLFKGPIL; from the coding sequence ATGACTCAAACTACGTCCGACATTGATTTGAATAAAACCTTACaattattttggaaaattgaaaACGTGCCACAGATAAGCCCTAATTATACTATTGAAGACCAGCAAACTGAAGACTTTTATAAAGCGACCACTACTCGAGCTGATAGGTATACAGTAAGACTTCCATTTGCTCAAAAACCTGCTATAGGTGATTCTTATAATGGTGCTTTGAAAAGATTACTAGCTATGGagagaaaatttaaatcaaattccgGTTTAAAGCTAGCATACTCAGAATTTATGAGTGAATACATAAATCTAGGTCATATGGAGAAAGTGACTCCAGAGCACATATTCCTTTCATCTGAAAGTGTGTATTATTTGCCGCACCATGCTGTGCTTAAAGAAAGTAGTCTGACCACAAAACTAAGAGTGGATTTTGATGGCTCAGCCAAGTCTTCTAATGGAAAATCACTCAATGATAATCTATTTAAAGGTCCAATTTTATGA